One part of the Rutidosis leptorrhynchoides isolate AG116_Rl617_1_P2 chromosome 1, CSIRO_AGI_Rlap_v1, whole genome shotgun sequence genome encodes these proteins:
- the LOC139870535 gene encoding E3 ubiquitin-protein ligase JMJ24, whose translation MDLARPNSETAEENTGIPDDLRCKRSDGKQWRCHAMSMPDKTVCEKHYIQAKKRAANSAMRASLKKAKRKHAGESDSYLESKSDDMDSPIMEYRGSGSGDKNKDKISKKQISYSPETPSFKNSSVYVSSKSNDELQRDTAESGETPKAFMTPSSVADSSKSRSDKMHSASAMTETSDGSSESCEETGGQVCHQCRRDDIQNVVWCLKCDRRGYCNECISTWYPDISAEEIHRVCPACRGCCNCKMCLRGDNMIKGKIRDIHSQEKLEHLFVLLSSVLPVIKQVHSEQCSELELERKFRGNRIDLPRTKLNADEQMCCDFCRIPIIDYHRHCGNCLYDICLRCCQDVRKTSKDGGEVDVCNVEADDSNEATNTLDKQKMRLSDKLRDWKSNTDGSVPCPPKKHGGCGNSPLILKRIFKMNWVAKLVKNVDEMVSGCKMYDINLSKNSDDDILYAPSCKEIKCEGIDEFRKRWVKGQPVTVRGVSDESSMLGWDPMVMWKGIQETSDERKKDVNRLVKAINCFDRSEINIELGEFIRGYSEGRMRKDGQREMLILKNWPSPSASEEFLSCQRPEFISKLPLIEYIHSKWGLLNLPAKLPHYSLQNDVGPKILISYGAYDEFGQGDSVHMLRFNMRDVVYLLVHKCELKTTSSANTPKNLDEPLLPVSPNTELNTENDMEINVDIVENDKTENQGTCGMSNEKAPNNLDEPILRTSSTTELNTDDDVATNLDTVEEDKTVIQGFCGASNEKADNNLNRTLPTSPITKLNSENNMEINMDTVVEDKIRSQGICGTGIENALKDSDEPTSPITEVTMVNDVAINVNSVEEAPKNLDEATLPKPENDMDIDIDTAEGDKAESKGICTTNIEKPLKCEDLNDVCDETFTKNRPGAIWDIFRREDVPKLIEYMKLHRNEFGFHDDIILDSVPQPLHEGTIFITSHHKSKLKEEFGIEPWSIEQYLGDAVFIPTGCPFQVRNLQSSVQLGFDFLFPESLAEAVRLAGEIRELPNDHDAKLQILETGKISLYAASSSIKEVQKLVLDPKLEGEIAFEDPNLTNLVQLNLEKITKQRQVVSA comes from the exons ATGGATCTTGCGAGACCAAATTCGGAAACCGCAGAGGAAAATACTGGAATTCCTGACGATTTACGATGTAAGAGATCAGACGGTAAGCAGTGGAGATGTCATGCGATGTCTATGCCCGACAAAACAGTTTGCGAAAAACATTACATTCAGGCAAAAAAGCGGGCTGCAAATTCTGCAATGAGGGCCAGTCTTAAAAAAGCAAAGAGAAAACATGCTGGTGAAAGTGATAGTTATTTAGAGAGTAAGAGTGATGATATGGATTCACCGATAATGGAATATCGAGGTTCAGGATCGGGGGATAAAAACAAGGATAAGATATCGAAGAAACAAATTAGTTATTCACCTGAAACACCTTCATTTAAGAATTCATCTGTTTATGTTTCTTCAAAATCAAACGATGAGTTACAAAGAGATACAGCAGAGTCTGGTGAGACACCAAAGGCTTTCATGACACCATCTTCTGTTGCCGATTCATCGAAGAGCAGATCTGACAAGATGCATAGTGCCAGTGCTATGACA GAAACGTCTGATGGGAGTTCAGAATCATGTGAAGAGACAGGTGGACAAGTATGTCATCAGTGCCGACGAGATGATATTCAGAATGTTGTATGGTGTCTTAAATGTGATAGGAGAGGATACTGCAATGAATGTATATCTACATG GTATCCTGATATTTCAGCTGAGGAAATCCATAGAGTTTGTCCTGCATGTCGAGGTTGCTGTAATTGCAAGATGTGTTTACGAGGGGATAATATGATAAAG GGGAAAATACGTGACATACATTCACAAGAGAAGTTGGAGCATCTTTTTGTTCTTTTGTCTTCGGTGCTTCCTGTTATTAAGCAGGTCCACTCTGAACAGTGCTCTGAGTTAGAATTGGAAAGAAAGTTTCGAG GAAACAGAATAGACCTTCCAAGGACAAAATTGAATGCAGATGAGCAGATGTGCTG TGACTTTTGCAGGATACCGATAATTGATTATCACCGGCACTGCGGGAATTGTTTGTACGATATATGTCTCAGATGTTGCCAAGATGTAAGGAAAACCTCAAAAGATGGTGGTGAAGTAGACGTGTGCAATGTTGAGGCTGACGATAGTAATGAAGCTACAAACACTCTTGATAAACAAAAAATGAGATTATCCGATAAGCTTCGTGATTGGAAATCGAACACTGATGGAAGTGTCCCATGCCCTCCAAAGAAACATGGCGGTTGTGGTAACTCACCTttgatattaaaacgtattttcaaGATGAATTGGGTTGCAAAACTtgtgaaaaatgttgatgaaatgGTTAGTGGGTGTAAAATGTACGACATCAACCTTTCAAAGAATAGTGATGATGATATTTTGTATGCTCCGTCATGTAAAGAAATAAAATGTGAAGGGATCGATGAATTTAGGAAGCGTTGGGTCAAAGGTCAACCGGTTACAGTGAGGGGAGTATCCGATGAATCATCGATGTTAGGGTGGGACCCGATGGTCATGTGGAAAGGAATTCAAGAAACGAGTGATGAAAGAAAGAAGGATGTTAATCGACTTGTGAAGGCTATAAATTGCTTTGATCGGTCTGAG ATAAATATCGAACTTGGAGAATTCATCAGAGGATACAGTGAGGGCCGAATGCGGAAAGACGGTCAGCGAGAAATGTTAATCTTAAAGAACTGGCCGTCTCCTAGTGCTTCTGAAGAATTTTTATCATGCCAGAGACCTGAGTTTATTAGTAAACTCCCTTTGATCGAGTATATTCATTCCAAGTGGGGCCTACTGAATCTTCCTGCAAAACTGCCTCATTACTCCCTGCAGAATGATGTTGGGCCTAAGATCTTGATTTCTTATGGAGCGTATGATGAATTTGGTCAAGGTGATTCAGTACACATGCTCCGTTTCAATATGCGTGATGTG GTGTACCTATTGGTTCATAAATGTGAATTAAAGACAACGTCATCAGCAAACACACCGAAGAATTTAGATGAACCGTTGTTACCAGTATCACCAAATACCGAACTCAATACGGAAAACGACATGGAGATAAACGTGGATATAGTTGAAAATGATAAAACTGAAAACCAAGGGACTTGTGGTATGAGTAACGAGAAAGCTCCTAATAATTTAGATGAACCAATTTTACGGACATCATCAACTACTGAACTCAATACGGATGATGACGTGGCAACAAATTTGGATACAGTTGAAGAAGATAAAACTGTAATTCAAGGGTTCTGTGGTGCTAGTAATGAGAAAGCTGATAACAATTTAAATAGAACATTACCAACATCACCAATTACGAAACTTAATTCGGAAAATAACATGGAGATAAATATGGATACGGTTGTAGAAGATAAAATCAGAAGCCAAGGGATCTGTGGTACTGGTATCGAGAATGCTCTTAAAGATTCAGATGAACCAACATCACCAATTACTGAAGTCACTATGGTTAATGACGTGGCGATAAATGTGAATTCAGTTGAAGAAGCTCCTAAAAATCTAGACGAAGCAACGTTACCGAAACCGGAAAATGACatggatatagatatagataccgCTGAAGGTGATAAAGCTGAAAGTAAAGGAATCTGTACTACAAATATTGAAAAACCTCTTAAATGTGAAGATTTAAATGACGTTTGTGACGAGACGTTTACAAAGAATCGTCCAGGGGCAATATGGGACATATTTCGTCGTGAGGATGTTCCCAAGCTGATTGAGTACATGAAACTTCATCGGAACGAATTTGGTTTTCATGATGACATCATACTTGATTCT GTACCACAACCACTTCATGAAGGAACGATATTCATTACCAGCCATCACAAAAGTAAATTAAAGGAAGAATTTG GTATAGAGCCATGGTCAATTGAGCAGTATTTAGGGGATGCTGTTTTTATTCCAACTGGATGTCCTTTCCAAGTGAGGAACCTTCAG TCATCAGTTCAATTAGGTTTTGATTTCTTGTTCCCTGAAAGTCTAGCGGAGGCTGTAAGACTAGCTGGAGAAATTCGAGAATTACCTAATGACCATGATGCTAAGCTTCAAATACTAGAG ACTGGGAAGATTTCTCTGTATGCAGCAAGTTCATCCATTAAAGAAGTTCAAAAGTTGGTGTTGGATCCAAA ACTTGAAGGAGAGATTGCCTTCGAAGATCCAAACCTAACGAATCTGGTTCAATTGAATCTTGAGAAGATAACTAAACAACGACAGGTCGTGAGTGCTTAA